A DNA window from Candidatus Sulfidibacterium hydrothermale contains the following coding sequences:
- the truB gene encoding tRNA pseudouridine(55) synthase TruB gives MAFDFVKGEVLLIDKPWGWTSFDVVNSLRYFIKRVYGLKKIKVGHAGTLDPLASGLLIICTGKMTKQIDRFQGMDKVYTGTMQLGMTTPSYDKETEPDHHFDISGLSLEKLRENTTRFTGEIEQIPPLYSAIKIKGKRAYDFARKKEEVKLRPRKVTIHQFKILNYEPPQAEFYVQCSKGTYIRSLVHDFGKSLQNGATLLALKRIQIGDYSLSDALSLDDLKKKVLEETGYSFDAEK, from the coding sequence ATGGCTTTTGATTTTGTAAAAGGGGAGGTTTTACTGATTGATAAGCCGTGGGGATGGACCTCCTTTGATGTGGTGAATTCCTTGCGTTATTTTATCAAAAGAGTATACGGGTTAAAAAAAATTAAAGTGGGACATGCCGGAACCCTGGATCCGCTGGCCAGTGGGTTACTGATTATTTGTACCGGAAAAATGACCAAGCAGATTGACCGTTTTCAGGGAATGGACAAGGTTTATACCGGAACCATGCAGCTGGGCATGACAACCCCTTCGTATGATAAAGAGACCGAACCGGATCATCATTTTGATATTTCCGGATTAAGTCTGGAAAAGCTACGTGAAAATACAACCCGTTTTACCGGTGAGATAGAACAGATTCCGCCTCTTTATTCGGCCATTAAGATCAAAGGAAAAAGAGCGTATGATTTTGCCCGGAAAAAAGAAGAGGTAAAACTCCGGCCGCGGAAGGTGACCATTCATCAGTTTAAGATCTTGAATTATGAGCCTCCGCAAGCCGAATTTTATGTGCAATGCAGTAAAGGAACGTATATCCGGTCGCTGGTGCACGATTTTGGAAAGAGCCTTCAGAACGGAGCCACCCTGCTTGCTTTAAAGCGTATACAAATTGGCGATTATTCTCTTTCCGATGCTTTATCGCTTGACGATTTAAAGAAAAAAGTACTCGAAGAAACCGGTTATTCTTTTGATGCCGAAAAGTAA
- a CDS encoding undecaprenyl-diphosphate phosphatase: MTWLQALILSVVEGLTEFLPVSSTGHMILTEGILGMKSNDFIQAFIINIQFGAILSVVVLYWKRFFQSLTFYYKLFVAFLPAAFFGLLLNKYIDQLLESVYVVAVMLILGGIVLVFVDKWFKNPSEDQEVTYKKALIIGFYQVLAMIPGTSRSAATIIGGMTQKLSKKTAAEFSFFLAVPTMFAASGYKLLENYKAIHYDNIGILIFGNVVAFIVALIAIKSFIRFLTHHGFKLFGYYRIVVGLIILILYAFGVNLSIS, encoded by the coding sequence ATGACCTGGCTGCAAGCTTTAATTTTGTCGGTGGTGGAAGGACTTACCGAATTTTTACCGGTTTCGTCCACCGGACACATGATTCTTACCGAGGGAATTCTCGGAATGAAAAGCAATGATTTTATACAGGCTTTTATCATTAACATTCAGTTTGGAGCCATTTTGTCGGTAGTGGTTTTGTACTGGAAGCGTTTTTTCCAGTCGCTTACTTTCTACTATAAATTATTTGTGGCTTTTTTGCCGGCGGCTTTTTTCGGGTTGTTGCTCAATAAATATATTGACCAGTTGCTGGAGAGTGTGTATGTGGTGGCCGTTATGTTAATCTTGGGAGGAATTGTTTTGGTGTTTGTGGACAAGTGGTTTAAGAACCCTTCTGAAGATCAGGAAGTAACCTATAAAAAAGCCTTGATTATCGGGTTTTACCAGGTGTTGGCCATGATTCCGGGAACTTCGCGTTCGGCGGCTACAATTATTGGTGGAATGACCCAAAAACTGAGCAAAAAAACAGCGGCTGAATTTTCTTTTTTCCTGGCGGTTCCTACCATGTTTGCGGCATCAGGATATAAATTGCTCGAAAACTATAAGGCCATTCATTACGACAACATCGGAATTCTTATTTTTGGAAACGTGGTGGCTTTTATAGTAGCCCTGATTGCCATTAAGTCATTCATTCGTTTTTTAACGCATCACGGATTTAAATTATTTGGTTATTACCGCATTGTGGTTGGCCTGATCATTCTGATTTTGTATGCTTTTGGTGTTAACTTAAGCATTTCCTGA
- a CDS encoding DUF3098 domain-containing protein, which produces MAQKKPGKENKGHAPMQFAFQRENYIYMFIGLGLLVLGFLIMIGGGSDTTTKFSPSIFDFRRLTLAPILILAGYGVELYAIMKRPKEK; this is translated from the coding sequence ATGGCACAAAAGAAACCGGGTAAAGAAAACAAGGGACATGCTCCCATGCAGTTTGCCTTTCAGCGCGAGAACTACATTTATATGTTTATCGGATTGGGTTTGTTGGTTTTGGGCTTTTTGATTATGATTGGCGGAGGGTCTGATACGACTACAAAATTTAGTCCTTCCATATTTGATTTTCGACGGCTTACCCTGGCTCCCATTCTGATTTTGGCCGGTTATGGCGTGGAGTTGTACGCCATCATGAAAAGACCCAAAGAAAAATAA
- a CDS encoding TolC family protein: MIKKYPALLILLYFLSGNLLAQTSDTAAHPVRHFSLQQAVSFAMVHNWGIINAGKDLEIAKQKIKEQIAQGLPQIDASVDYKDNIARPVFILPGEVAGQPGEGIPVQFGTRYSAGLTGTLKQLIFDGRYFVGLKAAKVSLERTDKQFFKNKLAVKEQVSNAYFNVLSAEESLRIVDSTLQITQKLANETEQIYKAGMAEDVDVDQLNLLVSNLKSSRTFLKNQTGVARAFLKFYLGLGEKDSIVLTETLPELIYKKTHDPLLLQHFTLANNVDYQEVNKVKELRNLQVKLAKSEFIPSLNAVLNYQTQAQRDQWDFFQSGKWFQSSFLGISMNIPIFSSGGRAARLKQAKIAYEQAQVLQRQTAAQLSIQYQTLRNDFYNALSVYRNKLKNRKVAEKIYRKTTTKYTHGMASSLDLLNTHNQFLKAESDYITAGLNLLQSAEKLEIILTKAQ, encoded by the coding sequence ATGATTAAAAAATATCCAGCGCTTCTTATTTTACTTTACTTTTTATCTGGAAATCTGCTGGCCCAAACCAGCGATACAGCAGCTCATCCCGTTAGGCATTTTTCGTTACAACAGGCCGTAAGCTTTGCCATGGTGCACAATTGGGGAATAATTAATGCCGGTAAAGACCTGGAAATAGCCAAACAAAAAATCAAAGAACAAATAGCACAGGGCTTACCTCAGATTGACGCTTCCGTTGATTACAAAGACAATATTGCCCGGCCGGTATTCATTTTACCGGGCGAAGTAGCCGGACAACCCGGCGAAGGAATTCCCGTTCAATTTGGAACACGATACAGCGCCGGACTTACCGGAACGCTAAAACAGCTCATTTTTGACGGACGCTATTTTGTTGGCCTGAAAGCGGCAAAAGTTTCGCTTGAGCGAACCGACAAACAGTTTTTCAAGAACAAACTGGCTGTAAAAGAGCAGGTTTCCAATGCTTATTTCAATGTTCTTTCGGCCGAAGAAAGCCTTCGCATTGTAGATTCTACTTTACAGATTACACAAAAATTAGCCAACGAAACCGAACAGATTTACAAAGCCGGAATGGCAGAAGATGTCGATGTAGATCAGCTTAACCTTTTGGTTTCCAACTTAAAATCATCAAGAACTTTTCTGAAAAACCAAACAGGTGTTGCCCGTGCCTTTCTTAAATTTTATCTGGGACTGGGCGAAAAAGACAGTATCGTTCTTACCGAAACCCTTCCGGAATTAATCTACAAAAAAACGCATGACCCCCTGCTGTTACAGCATTTTACACTGGCTAATAATGTAGATTATCAAGAAGTAAATAAGGTAAAAGAGTTACGAAACCTACAAGTAAAACTGGCCAAATCGGAGTTTATTCCATCACTAAACGCCGTACTGAATTATCAAACACAGGCCCAACGTGACCAATGGGATTTTTTTCAAAGCGGAAAATGGTTTCAAAGCTCTTTTCTCGGTATCAGTATGAATATTCCCATTTTTTCCAGCGGCGGAAGAGCAGCCCGACTTAAACAGGCAAAAATTGCTTACGAACAGGCTCAGGTTTTGCAACGCCAGACAGCAGCCCAACTTTCCATTCAGTACCAGACATTAAGAAATGATTTTTACAACGCCTTGAGCGTTTATAGAAACAAACTGAAAAACAGGAAAGTAGCTGAAAAAATCTACCGTAAAACAACGACAAAATACACTCACGGGATGGCATCGAGTCTGGATTTGCTCAATACCCATAACCAATTTCTTAAAGCAGAAAGCGATTATATCACTGCCGGACTTAACCTCCTGCAATCAGCAGAAAAACTGGAAATCATTTTAACCAAAGCACAATAA
- a CDS encoding TetR/AcrR family transcriptional regulator yields MSKQNEQEIIQQVAELYKKYGIKSITMDDVSRELGISKKTLYTHFTDKSALVNAVVDYLINVKVAYFKSQKKGQKNAVDELFYIFKYYLSILKEFNPSLEFDLKKYYPQIWAWVKKRKREGIIESTLDNLKRGKKEGYFRKDLNEDLISRLYLLRVESLPESDLFSQEEIFSQDLFKEMFFYHLYGVLSEKGLAYLKEHMNQLKILK; encoded by the coding sequence ATGTCAAAACAAAACGAACAGGAAATCATTCAACAGGTTGCCGAACTATACAAAAAATACGGCATCAAAAGCATTACTATGGACGATGTTTCGCGCGAACTGGGAATCTCTAAAAAAACACTTTACACCCATTTTACCGATAAATCTGCTTTAGTCAATGCCGTAGTGGATTATCTGATCAACGTAAAGGTAGCCTATTTCAAGTCGCAAAAAAAAGGACAAAAAAATGCCGTAGACGAACTGTTCTACATCTTCAAATATTATTTAAGCATCCTTAAAGAATTCAACCCGTCGCTCGAATTTGACCTCAAAAAATATTACCCCCAAATTTGGGCGTGGGTGAAAAAGAGAAAACGTGAAGGAATCATCGAAAGTACCCTGGACAACCTGAAACGCGGAAAAAAAGAGGGCTATTTTCGAAAAGACCTCAACGAAGACCTGATTTCGAGATTATACCTTCTCCGTGTAGAAAGCCTTCCGGAAAGTGATCTTTTCTCGCAGGAAGAAATCTTCTCGCAAGATCTTTTCAAGGAGATGTTCTTTTATCATTTATATGGCGTACTCAGCGAAAAAGGGCTGGCTTACCTGAAAGAACACATGAACCAGTTGAAAATCTTAAAATAA
- a CDS encoding efflux RND transporter periplasmic adaptor subunit, with protein MKKYVFLAVTLLLLAGCTHQNKSEIEQQIIAYQKQVAAINKKIIALQEKLDRINRGKILHTGKKITVNVMKVVPTTFHHYFDASAEIESVHEAYISPEVNGQVEKIMVNEGDRVSKGQLLAVLNSDVMQDNIRELKVSLELASYTYQKQKSLWEKHIGSEIQYLEAKTKYESLRNKLATLQTQYERSFIKSPIDGYVDAIDIKTGEMAIPGQRMFHVVNLKKLYVNAQISEAYLPILHEGDPVDVRFPAFPSIVLHKKVYRIGKVINKQSRTFKIQLKIDNPRQLLKPNLLAIIRIKDYTNTKALVVPTFILRQDIQGYYLYVTTTENNVPVARKKYVKIGKTFNQETEITSGLQPGDTVITQGYNNVSDGSLLNIQK; from the coding sequence ATGAAAAAATATGTATTCCTTGCTGTAACACTCCTTTTGTTGGCTGGCTGTACCCACCAAAACAAATCGGAAATCGAGCAACAAATTATAGCTTACCAAAAACAGGTGGCAGCCATCAATAAAAAAATTATTGCTTTACAGGAAAAATTAGACCGGATAAACCGGGGGAAAATTCTGCATACAGGAAAAAAAATAACCGTTAACGTGATGAAAGTTGTTCCCACAACTTTTCACCATTATTTTGATGCTTCGGCCGAAATAGAAAGCGTTCACGAAGCCTACATCAGCCCGGAGGTAAACGGACAAGTGGAAAAAATTATGGTAAACGAGGGAGACCGTGTAAGCAAAGGGCAGCTGCTTGCTGTTTTAAATTCGGATGTCATGCAGGATAACATTCGCGAGCTGAAAGTTTCGCTGGAATTGGCTTCTTATACTTATCAAAAACAAAAATCGCTGTGGGAAAAACATATTGGCAGCGAGATTCAATACCTTGAAGCCAAAACCAAATACGAAAGTCTCCGGAACAAACTGGCCACATTGCAAACCCAGTATGAACGTTCTTTTATTAAGTCGCCAATTGACGGCTATGTGGATGCCATCGATATCAAAACCGGCGAAATGGCTATTCCGGGTCAGCGGATGTTTCATGTGGTCAACCTTAAGAAACTATATGTCAATGCCCAGATCTCGGAAGCTTATCTTCCTATCCTTCATGAAGGTGATCCGGTAGATGTCCGGTTTCCGGCCTTTCCTTCCATTGTTCTCCACAAAAAAGTTTATCGCATCGGAAAAGTCATTAATAAACAAAGCCGAACGTTTAAGATCCAGTTAAAGATTGATAATCCCCGGCAACTTTTAAAACCAAATCTTTTGGCCATTATCCGGATTAAAGACTACACCAACACCAAAGCGCTGGTGGTTCCTACCTTCATACTCCGACAAGACATTCAGGGATACTACCTGTATGTTACCACAACCGAAAATAACGTACCGGTGGCCCGGAAAAAATATGTGAAAATCGGAAAAACTTTTAACCAGGAAACAGAAATTACCAGCGGATTACAACCCGGCGATACAGTAATCACACAAGGATACAACAACGTATCAGACGGTTCTTTACTCAACATACAAAAATAA
- a CDS encoding efflux RND transporter permease subunit, translating into MNTKEDISNKKVVRDFKLSTWALNNKNTVYLFTVATIIFGFIAYVSLPKELFPDIKIPTVMVQTIYPGNPPIDMENLVTRPLEKQIESVKGIKKMTSISSQDASSIFVEFHTNVDIRKALDDIKDAVDKAKKDLPDDLPSDPQVTDIDVSEFPVINVNLSGNFSLSELKGFANDLKDEFESIYEVSKVNITGITDREVKIYLNPFKMAAMQVSFNDVENAVKFENMSISGGEAKIGKIDRSVRIIGEFKDPKKIANIIVKREKGNIVYLRDIATVVYGFKERDSYSHLDRQPVVTLQIVKKSGENLLATTAHVFQVLKEARKTKMIPDNLRITITNDQSDMVKKQISNLENSIIMGIIFVVAVLFLFLGTRNSLIVGFSIPMSMLIAFMVMGMANYKINMIVLFALILALGMLVDNAIVVTENIYRFVQRGYPVKEAARQGVGEVAMPIISSTATTLAAFLPLVFWHSIMGEFMKYLPVTLIVVLTASLFNALVIVPVLFVDFYKPGDNNPLPKTKRSLRLAGLFSILAIIAFIAKWNVVGSLLVLAVILGLLNLAFLTRLAIWFQKVFLVWLENTYLKFIRFAIRKNNAYWMIAGTFLLMLLTVGFYFGSKPKVDFFPTSDPKLINVMAEMPISTDIRVSDSMMQVIQAEVYRLIQPDMNIVKSVLTVTGKGAVGQNEGFTSRGGAPNKGIITINFVDFQDRHGINTFTIMRRLADSLIGRYPGVNISLEKQREGPPVGYPINIEISGKEFGTLLAVTDSIKALINRKNIPGIEGLTMDLNTGKPELLVKINRDKARRFGLSTGQIGEAIRTALFGKDISDFKQGEDEYKIRMMLADKYRYTISDLMNQRITFRSASSGRIIQVPISAVATYKLGSTYGAITRIDRKRVITLHSNVIKGYNANEINAEIKKLLKGYPMPAGYKYSFTGEQKEQKDAADFLMKAMLIALALIMIILVGQFNSFVKPAIIMFSVILSTIGVFGGLATFHMDFVVMMTGIGLVSLAGVVVNNAIVLIDYIGLVKLRKKKELGIAEEDDLPMPVAMECIVEAGKTRLRPVLLTAITTVLGLIPLAVGLNINFITLMKDFDPQLFFGGDNTAFWGPMSWTVIFGLTFATFLTLVIVPSMYHALYTGKVAMKKWFGKKK; encoded by the coding sequence ATGAATACAAAAGAAGATATTTCCAATAAAAAAGTAGTCCGTGATTTTAAGCTTTCCACATGGGCGCTAAATAATAAAAACACGGTGTATCTATTTACCGTAGCGACCATCATTTTCGGTTTTATTGCTTACGTATCGCTCCCAAAAGAACTTTTTCCGGACATCAAGATTCCGACGGTCATGGTGCAAACCATTTATCCCGGAAACCCGCCTATCGACATGGAAAATCTGGTTACCCGGCCTCTGGAAAAACAAATTGAGTCGGTAAAAGGAATTAAAAAAATGACTTCTATTTCGTCGCAGGATGCTTCCAGTATTTTTGTGGAATTCCATACCAACGTGGATATCCGGAAAGCACTTGACGACATTAAAGATGCGGTGGACAAAGCCAAAAAAGATCTGCCTGACGATTTACCCAGCGACCCGCAGGTAACCGATATTGATGTTTCGGAATTTCCCGTCATTAACGTAAACCTCTCCGGAAACTTCAGCTTAAGCGAGCTGAAAGGTTTTGCCAACGATTTGAAAGACGAATTTGAATCAATCTATGAGGTTTCCAAAGTAAACATTACCGGTATTACCGACCGTGAAGTAAAAATTTACCTGAATCCGTTTAAAATGGCAGCCATGCAGGTAAGTTTCAACGACGTGGAAAACGCCGTCAAATTTGAAAACATGTCCATTTCCGGCGGGGAAGCCAAAATCGGGAAGATTGACCGGTCGGTACGAATTATCGGAGAGTTTAAAGACCCGAAAAAAATTGCCAACATCATCGTAAAACGCGAAAAAGGAAACATTGTCTATCTGCGCGATATTGCCACGGTGGTTTACGGCTTTAAAGAACGAGACAGCTATTCACATCTTGACCGGCAACCGGTAGTTACTCTACAGATCGTGAAAAAAAGCGGCGAAAACCTGCTGGCCACCACAGCCCACGTTTTTCAGGTTCTAAAAGAAGCCCGCAAAACCAAAATGATTCCGGACAACCTGCGTATTACCATCACCAATGACCAGTCAGATATGGTAAAGAAACAGATTAGCAATCTGGAGAACAGCATTATTATGGGAATTATTTTCGTGGTGGCTGTCCTGTTTCTGTTTCTTGGCACGCGCAACTCTCTCATTGTTGGTTTTTCCATTCCCATGTCTATGCTCATCGCATTTATGGTAATGGGGATGGCCAATTACAAAATCAACATGATCGTGTTGTTTGCCCTTATTCTTGCACTGGGGATGCTGGTAGACAATGCGATTGTGGTTACCGAAAATATTTATCGTTTTGTACAACGGGGTTATCCTGTAAAAGAAGCTGCGCGACAAGGAGTAGGAGAAGTTGCGATGCCCATTATTTCATCCACAGCCACCACTTTGGCTGCTTTCCTGCCCCTGGTTTTCTGGCACAGCATCATGGGAGAATTTATGAAATATCTTCCGGTAACACTTATTGTCGTACTGACCGCTTCGCTTTTCAACGCGTTGGTCATTGTGCCGGTACTGTTTGTTGATTTTTATAAACCCGGCGATAACAACCCGTTGCCGAAAACCAAACGAAGTCTCCGGCTGGCCGGTTTATTTTCTATTTTGGCCATAATTGCTTTCATTGCCAAATGGAATGTTGTGGGTTCGTTACTGGTGTTGGCCGTAATTTTAGGATTACTGAACCTTGCTTTTCTCACCCGGCTGGCTATTTGGTTTCAGAAAGTATTTCTTGTATGGCTCGAAAATACCTACTTAAAATTTATCCGTTTTGCCATACGAAAAAACAATGCGTACTGGATGATTGCCGGTACTTTTCTGCTCATGCTGCTCACGGTCGGCTTCTATTTTGGAAGCAAACCAAAGGTAGATTTTTTCCCGACTTCAGACCCGAAACTAATTAATGTGATGGCAGAAATGCCCATCAGCACCGACATCCGGGTATCCGACTCCATGATGCAGGTCATTCAGGCCGAAGTGTATCGTTTGATACAACCGGATATGAATATTGTAAAATCGGTTTTAACAGTAACCGGAAAAGGAGCCGTAGGACAAAATGAAGGATTTACCAGCCGCGGCGGGGCTCCCAACAAAGGAATCATTACCATTAACTTTGTGGATTTTCAGGACCGGCACGGAATCAATACGTTTACGATCATGCGCCGGCTGGCCGACAGCCTGATAGGGCGCTATCCGGGGGTAAACATCTCTCTTGAAAAACAACGCGAAGGACCTCCGGTAGGCTATCCCATCAACATCGAAATCAGCGGTAAAGAATTTGGCACACTGCTGGCGGTTACCGACAGTATCAAAGCACTCATTAACCGGAAAAATATTCCCGGTATCGAAGGACTGACCATGGACCTGAACACCGGAAAACCGGAGCTCTTAGTGAAAATTAACCGTGACAAAGCCCGGCGTTTTGGCTTATCCACCGGACAAATCGGCGAAGCCATCCGGACCGCCCTTTTCGGAAAAGATATCTCTGACTTTAAACAAGGCGAAGACGAATACAAAATCCGGATGATGCTGGCCGACAAATACCGGTACACCATTTCCGATTTAATGAACCAGCGCATTACTTTCCGTTCGGCTTCCTCCGGAAGAATCATTCAGGTGCCCATTTCGGCAGTAGCCACGTACAAACTGGGGTCAACTTACGGAGCCATTACCCGGATCGACCGGAAACGGGTAATCACACTCCACTCTAACGTAATCAAAGGATACAATGCCAATGAAATTAATGCCGAAATAAAAAAACTGCTGAAAGGTTATCCCATGCCGGCCGGCTATAAATACAGCTTTACAGGAGAACAAAAAGAGCAAAAAGACGCTGCGGATTTCTTAATGAAAGCCATGCTCATTGCCCTGGCATTGATTATGATCATCCTTGTGGGGCAGTTCAACTCGTTTGTTAAGCCGGCCATTATCATGTTCAGTGTTATTTTAAGTACCATCGGCGTATTTGGCGGACTGGCTACTTTTCATATGGATTTTGTGGTGATGATGACCGGAATCGGGCTGGTGTCATTGGCCGGAGTGGTGGTAAACAATGCCATTGTGCTCATTGACTACATCGGTCTGGTAAAATTACGGAAGAAAAAAGAATTGGGTATTGCCGAAGAAGACGATTTGCCCATGCCAGTGGCGATGGAATGTATTGTGGAAGCCGGAAAAACCCGTTTGCGTCCTGTACTGCTTACAGCCATTACAACTGTATTAGGATTGATTCCGCTGGCAGTGGGATTAAATATCAATTTTATTACCCTGATGAAAGATTTTGATCCACAACTGTTTTTTGGCGGTGACAATACCGCTTTTTGGGGTCCCATGTCGTGGACGGTAATCTTTGGGTTAACCTTTGCCACCTTCCTCACCCTGGTCATTGTGCCTTCGATGTATCATGCTTTATACACCGGGAAAGTGGCTATGAAAAAATGGTTTGGAAAGAAAAAATAG
- a CDS encoding tetratricopeptide repeat protein has product MMKTVVKSTLLVGLMIFSLGVYAQSLTVAGEKFNQGTAQYKARNFAGAVKLYEEALKMCKSIGPDAADLQSQVETQLGNSYFWNGISLYKKREFDQAVAQLKKAKAMAAKTNNTKIKNYAHIYIARVHSSKGLSLIKEKKLDAAAAQFDLALKEKPDCYNAYYGKVFLAKEKNDMAAMMAATDHLAQMAATNPKAGKRYGQAKYITFTSLLNAGAEQLQKMHPEKALEYLNDAKKYGTSNADLYYYTAVANVSLKKWDAAIAAAKKAISMQTSEKSDIYYTLGQAYQGKGDKAAACSAFKHVLKGPNVKAAQYQVKEVLKCK; this is encoded by the coding sequence ATGATGAAAACAGTTGTAAAATCTACTCTCCTGGTGGGACTTATGATTTTTAGTCTGGGTGTGTATGCCCAATCACTCACCGTTGCCGGCGAAAAATTTAATCAGGGAACAGCACAATACAAAGCCAGAAACTTTGCCGGCGCAGTAAAATTATACGAAGAAGCATTGAAAATGTGTAAGAGCATTGGTCCCGATGCTGCCGATTTACAATCACAAGTAGAAACACAATTAGGCAACTCTTATTTCTGGAACGGGATTTCTTTATACAAAAAAAGAGAATTTGACCAGGCAGTGGCTCAACTGAAAAAAGCCAAAGCCATGGCTGCTAAAACCAATAACACCAAAATAAAAAATTACGCCCACATCTATATTGCCCGGGTTCATTCATCCAAAGGTCTTTCTTTAATCAAAGAAAAAAAGCTGGACGCTGCAGCTGCCCAGTTTGATTTGGCATTGAAAGAAAAACCCGATTGCTACAATGCTTATTATGGAAAAGTTTTCCTGGCCAAAGAAAAAAATGATATGGCTGCCATGATGGCTGCTACTGATCACCTGGCTCAAATGGCTGCAACAAATCCGAAAGCCGGAAAAAGATATGGTCAGGCAAAATATATCACCTTTACCTCTTTGTTAAATGCCGGTGCCGAACAACTTCAGAAAATGCATCCGGAAAAAGCATTGGAATATTTGAACGATGCTAAAAAATACGGAACATCAAATGCTGATCTGTATTATTACACCGCAGTAGCTAATGTAAGCCTGAAAAAATGGGATGCTGCCATTGCCGCTGCCAAAAAAGCCATTTCGATGCAGACTTCTGAGAAATCAGATATTTATTACACTTTAGGACAAGCTTATCAGGGCAAAGGCGACAAAGCCGCTGCTTGTAGTGCATTTAAACATGTTTTGAAAGGACCTAATGTTAAAGCTGCTCAGTATCAGGTAAAAGAAGTTTTAAAATGTAAATAA
- a CDS encoding class II aldolase/adducin family protein: protein MEQVALRKKIIDAGIRLVNEHLVTRSWGNISVRVNDDEMLITPSGRTYESLKPEEIVLMNYHTFDYEGKIQPSSEFYLHAFVYQQRKEINAVIHTHQMNATTVAVARREVPPIIDDMVQIIGPSVRVSKYTIAGTKKFARNAVKALKGRQAALLANHGAVCVGRDLDEAFIVAEVLEKACKAFIEAEFLGGSHAISRVTAKLMHEVYLRKYSRLKDKNKLS from the coding sequence ATGGAACAGGTCGCTTTACGAAAAAAAATAATTGATGCCGGAATACGGCTGGTAAACGAACATCTTGTAACACGAAGCTGGGGAAACATCAGCGTGCGTGTAAATGATGATGAAATGCTGATTACTCCCAGTGGCCGTACTTACGAAAGCCTGAAACCCGAAGAAATTGTTTTGATGAATTACCATACATTTGATTATGAAGGAAAGATTCAACCCTCTTCTGAATTTTACCTGCATGCTTTTGTTTATCAACAGCGAAAAGAAATTAATGCGGTAATTCACACCCATCAAATGAATGCCACTACGGTAGCCGTGGCACGACGCGAAGTTCCGCCCATTATTGATGATATGGTTCAAATTATTGGTCCGTCGGTGAGGGTGTCAAAATATACCATAGCCGGAACAAAGAAATTTGCCAGGAATGCGGTAAAAGCTTTAAAAGGCAGGCAGGCCGCTTTGTTGGCTAATCATGGAGCAGTATGTGTCGGGCGTGACCTGGATGAAGCTTTTATTGTGGCAGAGGTGCTGGAGAAAGCCTGTAAAGCATTTATCGAAGCTGAATTTCTTGGAGGTTCCCATGCCATATCGCGGGTGACTGCCAAATTGATGCATGAAGTTTACCTTCGAAAATATTCCCGGTTAAAAGATAAAAACAAACTTTCTTAA
- a CDS encoding anthranilate synthase component II has product MSLLIIDNYDSFTYNLVQSVEQAGNIDFQVVKNDRLMKISSGSFEKVLISPGPGVAEEAGDLMKFIAAFYKTKSFFGVCLGFEALLSFFGARLSLLPAPLHGIQNKGLVMKNDRLFKNMPVSFDIGHYHSWYVKENDFPVGFDILMKDEAGRIMAFRHRKFLLYGVQFHPESYMTTLGDEIIKNWLEM; this is encoded by the coding sequence GTGTCGTTACTGATTATTGATAATTACGATTCATTTACTTACAACCTGGTGCAAAGTGTAGAACAGGCAGGTAATATCGATTTTCAGGTGGTGAAAAACGATCGGTTAATGAAAATTTCTTCCGGAAGTTTTGAAAAAGTATTGATTTCACCAGGACCTGGTGTAGCTGAAGAAGCCGGCGATTTGATGAAATTCATTGCTGCTTTTTATAAAACCAAATCTTTTTTCGGCGTGTGTTTGGGGTTTGAAGCCCTTTTAAGTTTTTTTGGTGCCAGGCTGAGTTTACTTCCTGCTCCTTTGCACGGTATTCAAAACAAAGGGTTGGTGATGAAAAATGACCGGCTTTTTAAAAATATGCCTGTTTCGTTTGATATTGGTCATTATCACTCCTGGTATGTGAAAGAAAATGATTTTCCTGTCGGTTTTGATATTCTGATGAAAGATGAAGCGGGAAGAATCATGGCTTTCCGGCACCGGAAATTTTTGCTTTATGGGGTGCAGTTTCATCCGGAATCGTATATGACCACTTTAGGAGATGAAATAATAAAAAACTGGCTCGAAATGTAA